A DNA window from Dendrosporobacter quercicolus contains the following coding sequences:
- a CDS encoding rod shape-determining protein: MFGMSMDIGVDLGTANVLVYIKGKGIVLSEPSVVAIDRDTNRVLAIGEEARRMLGRTPGNIIAIRPLREGVIADYDTTESMLRHFIEKVAGKSFFFKPRIMICIPSGVTTVEKRAVLEAAVQAGARKTYLIEEPLAAALGAGLEISEPCGAMVVDIGGGTTDVAVLSLGGIVVSESLRIGGDKFDEALVRFVKKEYNMMIGERTAEEIKVKIGTAYPNGRDEKLEIRGRDLLSGLPKTVRITSAETREALHETVSLIVHCVKAVLENTPPELSSDIMDRGIVMTGGGSLLHGLDRLIKEETGIPTYLADDPLSCVALGTGKALDSLENIEDSLTTLKKSSIA; this comes from the coding sequence ATGTTTGGGATGTCAATGGATATCGGGGTGGATTTAGGTACCGCCAATGTTCTGGTCTATATAAAAGGTAAGGGGATTGTGCTGAGTGAGCCGTCGGTTGTGGCCATTGACCGGGATACCAACCGGGTACTGGCAATCGGCGAGGAAGCGCGCCGGATGCTGGGACGTACGCCTGGCAATATTATTGCCATCAGACCGCTAAGGGAAGGCGTAATTGCCGATTACGACACAACGGAAAGCATGCTGCGCCACTTTATTGAAAAGGTGGCCGGCAAGAGTTTCTTTTTTAAGCCGCGGATTATGATTTGCATACCGTCAGGCGTGACTACCGTGGAGAAAAGAGCGGTACTGGAAGCGGCGGTTCAGGCCGGCGCCAGAAAAACTTATCTGATCGAGGAACCTCTGGCCGCGGCATTGGGCGCCGGCTTGGAAATTTCCGAGCCCTGCGGCGCAATGGTTGTTGATATTGGCGGCGGCACCACTGATGTGGCGGTGCTCAGTCTGGGCGGCATCGTTGTCAGCGAGTCACTGAGAATTGGCGGCGACAAATTTGATGAAGCTCTGGTCCGGTTTGTGAAAAAGGAATACAATATGATGATTGGTGAGCGGACGGCTGAGGAAATTAAAGTGAAAATCGGCACGGCCTATCCGAACGGCCGTGACGAAAAGCTGGAAATCCGCGGCCGCGATTTGTTATCCGGTTTGCCGAAAACTGTTCGAATTACTTCAGCTGAAACAAGAGAAGCCTTGCATGAGACGGTGTCGCTGATCGTGCATTGCGTTAAAGCGGTGTTGGAAAACACACCGCCTGAATTGTCGTCCGACATTATGGATCGCGGCATTGTTATGACCGGCGGCGGTTCCCTGCTGCATGGCCTGGACCGGCTGATTAAGGAAGAGACCGGCATTCCCACCTATCTGGCGGACGATCCGCTTTCCTGTGTGGCTTTAGGAACGGGAAAAGCCCTGGATTCCCTGGAAAATATTGAGGACAGCCTGACAACCTTGAAAAAAAGCAGCATTGCCTGA
- a CDS encoding flagellar basal body L-ring protein FlgH → MNQLGKTALAVMLVLLMMAGPVSGALAASLWTDTAATAGLFSDIKAKGVGDSLTIIINETSNASRTGNASNNKSANVGADAGVGIFKFLAEASAGSSDSFKAQGSINNTNKVTGRITVQVTEVKPNGDLIVSGTQSIKQNGEEQKITITGSVRPYDIMSDNTVLSNYVADAQLRIDGKGPLANKQRQGILTQIFNFLF, encoded by the coding sequence ATGAATCAGTTGGGAAAAACCGCACTGGCCGTCATGCTGGTGCTGCTGATGATGGCCGGACCGGTTTCCGGTGCACTGGCCGCTTCCCTTTGGACCGATACTGCAGCGACCGCCGGCTTGTTCAGTGATATTAAAGCCAAGGGGGTTGGCGATTCGCTGACCATTATTATCAATGAAACTTCCAATGCCAGCCGCACCGGCAACGCCAGCAACAATAAATCGGCGAATGTGGGGGCCGACGCCGGCGTGGGAATTTTTAAATTCCTGGCTGAGGCCAGCGCCGGCAGCAGTGACAGTTTTAAAGCGCAGGGGTCAATTAACAATACGAATAAAGTAACCGGCAGAATTACGGTTCAGGTTACTGAGGTCAAGCCAAACGGCGATCTGATTGTTTCCGGCACGCAAAGCATCAAGCAGAATGGTGAAGAACAGAAAATTACGATAACCGGCAGTGTCCGTCCGTATGATATTATGTCCGACAATACGGTGTTATCCAATTATGTGGCTGATGCGCAGCTCAGAATTGACGGTAAAGGACCGCTTGCCAATAAACAACGTCAGGGTATTCTGACCCAAATATTCAATTTCTTGTTTTAG
- the flgF gene encoding flagellar basal-body rod protein FlgF, producing the protein MIRGLYTGASGMIAETIRTDATANNLANVNTAGYKKDVAVNTEFGEMLLYRVNDGNNTQAVGSLGRGTQIDEIATIQAQGVTRQTGNDFDLAIEGPGFFAVETPAGVRYTRNGTFAKNVVGDLVTQDGNRVLGQNGPVRINGNTMTVTETGQILVDDLPADQLQLVGFADEQQLTKEGSSLYAAAPDLQPQPAAGRVLQGHIEGANVNVVAEMVNLINSYRTYEANAKTVQSQDQILDKAVNEVGRV; encoded by the coding sequence ATGATTCGTGGACTGTATACCGGAGCTTCCGGCATGATCGCCGAAACCATCCGGACGGATGCTACCGCCAATAATCTGGCAAATGTCAATACTGCGGGTTATAAAAAGGATGTGGCGGTCAACACCGAATTTGGCGAAATGCTGCTGTACCGGGTCAACGACGGCAACAACACCCAGGCTGTCGGCAGCCTGGGACGGGGCACGCAGATTGATGAAATCGCCACAATCCAGGCGCAGGGTGTAACCCGCCAGACTGGCAATGACTTTGATCTGGCGATTGAGGGGCCGGGTTTTTTTGCTGTTGAAACTCCGGCCGGAGTCCGTTATACGCGCAACGGCACTTTTGCCAAAAACGTTGTTGGCGATCTCGTTACCCAGGACGGCAACCGGGTTCTGGGGCAGAACGGGCCTGTCCGGATTAACGGCAATACAATGACAGTGACCGAAACCGGCCAGATTCTGGTTGATGACCTGCCGGCCGATCAGCTGCAGCTCGTGGGCTTTGCCGACGAACAGCAACTGACCAAGGAAGGTTCAAGCCTGTATGCCGCTGCGCCTGACCTTCAGCCACAGCCTGCGGCCGGGCGGGTATTGCAGGGGCACATAGAAGGTGCCAATGTAAACGTGGTAGCTGAAATGGTAAATTTGATCAACAGTTACCGGACTTATGAGGCCAATGCCAAGACGGTGCAGTCTCAGGATCAAATTTTGGACAAAGCGGTTAACGAGGTTGGCAGGGTTTAG
- a CDS encoding phosphodiester glycosidase family protein, with amino-acid sequence MKKILLALFVTFLIAVSATEAAPAALVKQVRYSQTAQTVRLVFDLDQLPDYKISLTENPAALVIEFAGKVDQAVLPAMTFSDPAVKRLTFGGTSPDGLKIAVELNRAVLYKAFTLTGPNRLVVDVMKEYEQKVQEEVAPGVKLTTLLRGRPEGPIAAYLLEIEPKSGWVIQPVLSNDAIVNLETVKSMADRTKAVAAVNASYFSLHGELLGLTKINHTIVSTGDLARTALGIMPDGQAIIGPVEYEGTVVLPDGANFPVAGINQRRGQDSLVVYNSYYGPATDTNQYGAEYVVKQDKVVSIHVNNTPLEPDGIVLSAHGAAADQLAKLQVGDTVRVFQTLGPVWDKTLHVVGAGPALVKNNSVYLSTKIEKFGADVAGGRAPRTAVGITEDGHILLAVVDGRQYGSMGFSLLELALFMQEAGAVQAMNLDGGGSSEMVVNGKIVNKPSDRRERRVGSALTVMPESPIKLAN; translated from the coding sequence ATGAAAAAGATTTTGCTCGCGCTGTTTGTAACTTTCCTTATTGCCGTGTCCGCAACAGAGGCGGCGCCGGCGGCCCTGGTCAAGCAGGTCCGCTATAGCCAGACAGCACAGACGGTCCGTTTGGTATTTGACCTGGATCAGCTGCCTGATTATAAAATTTCGCTGACGGAGAACCCGGCGGCTTTGGTCATCGAATTTGCCGGCAAAGTGGATCAGGCTGTGTTGCCGGCAATGACTTTTTCCGATCCCGCGGTCAAGCGCCTGACTTTTGGCGGTACTTCGCCGGACGGGCTTAAGATTGCTGTCGAACTGAATAGAGCGGTACTGTATAAGGCGTTTACTTTAACCGGACCCAATCGTCTGGTTGTCGACGTCATGAAGGAGTATGAGCAGAAGGTCCAGGAAGAGGTTGCACCCGGAGTGAAGCTTACCACGCTGCTGCGCGGCCGGCCGGAAGGGCCGATTGCCGCTTATCTTCTGGAGATTGAGCCGAAATCCGGCTGGGTTATCCAGCCGGTTTTATCCAACGATGCCATCGTGAATCTGGAAACAGTAAAATCAATGGCTGACCGCACGAAGGCAGTCGCCGCGGTGAATGCTTCTTATTTCAGCTTACATGGCGAACTGCTGGGTCTGACCAAAATCAATCACACAATCGTAAGTACCGGGGACTTGGCCAGAACGGCTTTGGGCATTATGCCGGATGGTCAGGCGATCATTGGCCCGGTTGAATACGAGGGAACCGTAGTACTGCCTGACGGCGCCAATTTTCCTGTTGCCGGTATCAATCAGAGACGCGGCCAGGACAGTCTGGTCGTGTACAATAGCTATTATGGCCCGGCCACGGATACCAATCAATATGGGGCGGAGTATGTGGTGAAACAGGATAAAGTCGTTTCGATTCATGTAAATAACACGCCCCTGGAACCTGACGGCATTGTACTGTCGGCGCACGGCGCAGCCGCTGATCAGCTGGCGAAGCTGCAGGTTGGCGATACGGTCAGGGTCTTTCAGACACTGGGGCCGGTCTGGGATAAAACCCTGCATGTGGTGGGCGCGGGGCCTGCGCTGGTTAAAAATAACAGTGTATATCTGTCGACGAAAATTGAAAAATTCGGCGCTGATGTCGCCGGGGGCAGAGCGCCCCGGACGGCAGTGGGCATAACCGAGGACGGACATATCTTGCTGGCGGTTGTTGATGGCCGCCAATATGGCAGTATGGGCTTTTCCTTATTGGAGCTGGCCCTGTTTATGCAGGAAGCCGGTGCCGTCCAGGCTATGAACCTGGACGGCGGCGGCTCCAGCGAGATGGTAGTTAATGGGAAGATTGTCAACAAGCCCTCCGACCGGCGTGAACGGCGGGTTGGCAGCGCCTTGACCGTAATGCCGGAATCGCCGATTAAACTTGCCAATTGA
- a CDS encoding ABC transporter permease: protein MLTALGIIIGVAAVIAAFAVGQGANKSIDEQIASFGSNFIIVFPDRSAMSSRGNTRHLTLADADAIEREVSGIEAVAPVIETTVTLIYGNANWSTRLTGSSSAYATVQDRTIAKGRNLNDSDVRQAAKVVMIGQTVADKIFFNEDPLGKMIRINRVPFTVAGVFDAKGQSNMGEDRDDFVLVPVTAAQSRLVRWNTPGRIHMIFIKGLSMNSLQFIQNETESLLRERHRIKAGETDDFAVRNISQFLEARRKTTAIMSMLLGSIAFISLVVGGIGIMNIMLVSVSERTREIGIRMAVGAQARDIRLQFLLEATVLSMLGGLLGIILGVFSGYMLASFTEAPPVFTAASILLAFVFSAAVGIGFGYYPAHKASCLHPIDALKYE, encoded by the coding sequence ATGCTGACGGCGCTCGGCATCATCATCGGCGTAGCGGCCGTGATTGCGGCATTTGCCGTCGGGCAGGGCGCGAATAAAAGCATTGATGAGCAGATTGCGTCATTTGGCAGTAATTTTATTATTGTATTTCCTGATCGTTCGGCCATGTCTTCCCGAGGCAACACCCGTCATCTTACCTTGGCCGATGCGGATGCGATAGAGCGTGAAGTATCGGGCATTGAAGCGGTCGCTCCTGTGATTGAGACCACTGTTACGCTGATTTATGGCAACGCCAACTGGAGCACCCGCCTGACCGGCAGCAGTTCGGCCTATGCCACTGTGCAGGACAGGACAATTGCCAAGGGCCGGAACTTAAATGACAGTGATGTGCGGCAGGCGGCCAAAGTGGTGATGATTGGGCAGACGGTTGCTGATAAGATCTTCTTTAATGAAGATCCGCTGGGCAAAATGATCCGGATTAATCGAGTGCCGTTTACGGTTGCCGGGGTGTTCGACGCCAAGGGGCAAAGCAACATGGGCGAGGACCGGGACGATTTCGTCCTGGTTCCGGTAACTGCCGCCCAAAGCCGTCTTGTTCGCTGGAACACGCCGGGACGGATCCACATGATTTTTATCAAAGGCCTTTCCATGAATTCACTCCAGTTTATCCAGAACGAGACCGAGTCCCTGTTGCGCGAACGGCATAGAATTAAAGCCGGGGAAACCGATGATTTTGCGGTAAGAAATATCAGTCAGTTTCTGGAGGCGCGGCGTAAGACAACGGCCATCATGTCGATGCTGCTTGGCTCAATCGCGTTTATATCCCTCGTGGTGGGCGGTATCGGCATTATGAATATCATGCTGGTATCTGTATCGGAGCGTACCCGGGAGATCGGAATACGGATGGCTGTCGGCGCTCAGGCGAGAGACATCCGGCTGCAGTTTTTGCTGGAGGCGACGGTCTTGTCCATGCTTGGCGGCTTGCTCGGAATTATCCTGGGCGTATTTTCCGGCTATATGCTGGCCTCCTTTACCGAAGCTCCGCCGGTATTTACCGCTGCCTCCATTCTGCTGGCCTTCGTCTTCTCGGCGGCCGTCGGAATCGGGTTTGGCTACTATCCCGCCCATAAGGCATCTTGCTTGCATCCGATTGATGCGCTGAAATATGAGTAA
- the spoIIID gene encoding sporulation transcriptional regulator SpoIIID: protein MKDYIRKRVLDICNHILESKDTVRQAAAVFGVSKSTVHKDMIERLPLINKRLATKVRTVLEQNKAERHIRGGEATRKKYKEPKENDE, encoded by the coding sequence ATGAAAGATTATATCCGCAAAAGGGTATTGGACATTTGCAATCATATTTTAGAAAGCAAGGACACCGTACGGCAGGCGGCTGCAGTTTTCGGCGTTAGTAAAAGCACCGTACACAAAGACATGATTGAGCGGCTGCCGCTGATAAATAAACGTTTGGCAACAAAGGTTAGGACGGTACTGGAGCAAAACAAAGCTGAACGCCATATCCGGGGCGGGGAGGCCACGCGGAAAAAATACAAAGAGCCAAAAGAAAATGATGAATAA
- the flgA gene encoding flagellar basal body P-ring formation chaperone FlgA yields MVKKALFCCFLLLCLYLFPMAAQAGAITVTVAEEAVVRGPLITLGELAEISGADSDKVLRMAQLTLGSAPPPGGSLVLTDKLLTMRLASADARYGDIVWQVPAKIKVTTGSQKLSGAMLTAAAIEAIKDKIGQSLNEADLSIVLAVPAPDLTLPQGDVFLTVDLPYGVRYTTPTVARINIMLDHQLYNRRNVSFDVKYFQSVVVADKLIDKNQILLPQDLRYERMDTSKLSPGYFTDIGRVAGLMVRRSLTPGAIVNNRSLEKPVLVKRGNHVTILARVGGIEVQTAGQAMQDGGAGDMIRVQNFVSKKILSARVLDAITVQVDNI; encoded by the coding sequence ATGGTTAAAAAAGCACTGTTTTGTTGTTTTTTACTGCTGTGTTTATACCTATTCCCGATGGCGGCGCAGGCCGGGGCGATTACCGTAACGGTTGCCGAGGAAGCCGTCGTACGGGGGCCGCTGATTACTCTGGGCGAGCTTGCTGAAATCTCCGGAGCCGATTCGGATAAAGTGCTGCGTATGGCGCAGCTTACTCTGGGCAGCGCCCCGCCGCCCGGCGGCAGCTTAGTGCTGACCGATAAACTATTAACAATGCGCCTGGCTTCGGCCGACGCCAGGTACGGCGATATTGTCTGGCAGGTTCCGGCGAAAATCAAGGTGACTACCGGGTCGCAGAAGCTTAGCGGCGCCATGCTGACAGCAGCTGCGATAGAGGCGATTAAAGACAAGATCGGCCAGTCCCTCAATGAGGCGGATTTATCGATTGTCCTGGCGGTTCCGGCCCCGGATCTCACGCTGCCGCAGGGCGACGTCTTTCTGACGGTGGATCTGCCTTATGGGGTTCGTTACACTACGCCGACGGTGGCCAGGATCAATATTATGCTTGATCATCAGTTGTACAACCGGCGGAACGTCAGTTTTGACGTTAAGTACTTTCAGTCGGTGGTGGTAGCGGACAAGCTGATTGACAAGAATCAGATCCTGCTGCCGCAGGATTTACGTTATGAACGGATGGATACCAGTAAATTGTCCCCCGGCTACTTTACCGATATCGGCAGGGTTGCGGGCTTAATGGTCCGGCGTTCTTTGACGCCGGGGGCCATAGTAAACAACCGCAGTCTGGAAAAGCCGGTATTGGTGAAACGCGGCAATCATGTGACGATTTTGGCCCGGGTGGGCGGGATTGAAGTCCAGACCGCCGGACAGGCGATGCAGGATGGCGGCGCCGGCGATATGATCCGCGTTCAGAATTTTGTATCAAAAAAAATTCTTTCCGCCAGAGTGCTGGATGCAATAACCGTCCAGGTGGATAATATATAA
- a CDS encoding rod-binding protein, whose protein sequence is MQINSIGTKFLMNQFNSGQGQADGDFAVQLKAAAAAGDDQDTAKLKAVCRDMEAVFLNLLLSKMRDTVPKSGLTGNSSGEAIMQSMLDSETTKNMSQAGGMGLADMLYRQLTAASGAQNKSQAR, encoded by the coding sequence ATGCAAATAAACTCTATTGGGACAAAGTTTTTGATGAATCAATTCAATTCGGGGCAAGGCCAGGCAGACGGTGATTTTGCCGTTCAGCTTAAAGCTGCCGCCGCGGCAGGCGATGATCAGGATACAGCCAAGCTGAAAGCGGTCTGCCGGGATATGGAAGCCGTCTTTCTTAATCTGTTGCTCTCAAAAATGCGGGATACTGTACCCAAGTCGGGGCTGACGGGCAATTCTTCAGGTGAAGCCATCATGCAGTCAATGCTGGACAGTGAAACCACTAAGAATATGTCTCAAGCTGGTGGAATGGGGTTGGCTGATATGCTTTACCGTCAGCTAACGGCAGCCAGCGGAGCGCAAAATAAAAGCCAGGCTCGCTAA
- the flgG gene encoding flagellar basal-body rod protein FlgG translates to MMRSLWTAASGMTAQQSNLDVVSNNLANVNTTGFKKSRSDFQDLMYQTIRQAGTTTGPDNQLPTGVQIGHGTRLVATQKIYTQGSFQSTGNSYDIAIEGDGFFQIAMPDGTIAYTRDGSFKKDENGRLVTSEGYALDPEIAVPEEALDLTISAEGVVSVSLPGQDPEEIGQIELARFINPAGLENIGRNLVRETAASGAPVVVNPGTDGAGTLVQKYLEMSNVQVVEEMVNMIVAQRAYETNSKAITTSDDMLSQANNLKR, encoded by the coding sequence ATGATGCGCTCACTCTGGACAGCGGCGTCAGGCATGACAGCTCAGCAGTCTAATCTTGATGTGGTTTCCAATAATCTGGCAAACGTGAATACTACCGGCTTCAAAAAAAGCCGTTCTGATTTTCAGGACTTAATGTATCAGACCATACGGCAGGCCGGCACGACCACCGGTCCTGACAACCAATTGCCGACAGGCGTTCAGATCGGTCATGGCACCCGGCTTGTGGCGACGCAAAAGATCTATACCCAGGGCAGTTTCCAAAGCACCGGCAATTCTTATGATATTGCGATAGAAGGCGACGGTTTCTTTCAAATTGCCATGCCGGACGGCACGATTGCTTATACCAGGGACGGTTCCTTTAAAAAAGATGAGAACGGACGGCTTGTCACTTCGGAAGGTTATGCGCTGGATCCTGAGATTGCCGTTCCCGAAGAAGCGCTGGATCTTACCATATCGGCTGAAGGTGTGGTGTCGGTAAGCCTGCCCGGCCAGGATCCTGAGGAAATCGGCCAGATTGAGCTGGCCCGCTTTATTAACCCGGCCGGTTTGGAGAATATCGGCCGGAACCTGGTCAGGGAAACCGCGGCTTCCGGTGCGCCGGTGGTTGTTAATCCGGGAACTGACGGCGCAGGGACGCTCGTGCAGAAATATCTGGAAATGTCCAATGTTCAGGTTGTTGAAGAGATGGTCAATATGATTGTGGCGCAAAGAGCTTATGAGACCAATTCCAAAGCGATTACCACTTCGGATGACATGCTGAGTCAGGCCAATAATTTAAAACGCTAG
- a CDS encoding flagellar basal body P-ring protein FlgI: MRNLVALFTVLMLLSGMLAPVAAAPFAVSRVKDVAKVQGVRSNQLVGYGLVVGLAGTGDSNKIQETIQSIANMLKTFGIVLTAGDISDLKMKNVAAAVVTAQLPPFAKPGDTIDITVSSIGDAKSLQGGTLIQTPLRAANGQVYAVAQGAVSTGGFAAGGRSGSQQKNFPTVGTTPNGAIVEQDVPMEFSNEGTIRLSLNQPDFTTASRISNAIDDRFGGISIARDPGTVEISIPGAYRNNVVGFVAAVEELAVAPDNIARVIVNERTGTVVMGGNVAIDEVAVAQGGLNIKITKTTDVSQPPPFSYGNTETTTNTELDVEEEAGSLIVLPATANVSDVVNSLNAVGATPRDIISILQAIKAAGALHADLQII, translated from the coding sequence ATGCGTAATCTAGTTGCCCTTTTTACCGTGCTTATGCTGCTCAGCGGCATGCTGGCGCCGGTTGCCGCCGCGCCGTTCGCCGTTAGCCGGGTCAAGGATGTCGCCAAAGTCCAGGGAGTTCGTTCCAACCAGCTGGTCGGCTATGGCTTGGTTGTGGGGTTGGCTGGAACCGGGGATTCCAATAAAATACAGGAAACCATTCAGTCTATTGCCAATATGCTGAAAACCTTTGGTATTGTATTAACCGCTGGGGATATATCTGATCTGAAAATGAAAAATGTCGCGGCGGCGGTGGTTACCGCTCAACTGCCGCCGTTTGCCAAACCGGGCGATACCATTGATATCACGGTATCCTCGATCGGTGATGCCAAAAGCCTGCAGGGCGGAACTTTGATTCAGACGCCGCTCCGGGCTGCCAACGGGCAGGTTTATGCGGTAGCCCAGGGGGCGGTGTCCACCGGCGGGTTTGCTGCCGGCGGCCGCAGCGGCAGCCAGCAGAAAAACTTTCCGACCGTAGGCACTACGCCGAACGGCGCTATTGTTGAACAGGATGTGCCGATGGAATTCAGTAATGAAGGAACCATCCGGCTGTCATTAAATCAACCTGATTTTACCACTGCCAGCAGGATCAGTAATGCGATTGACGATCGTTTCGGCGGTATTTCCATTGCCCGCGATCCCGGTACGGTGGAAATCAGCATACCGGGAGCGTACCGCAATAATGTGGTTGGTTTTGTTGCTGCGGTGGAGGAACTGGCCGTGGCTCCCGACAATATTGCCAGGGTAATCGTGAACGAACGGACCGGTACGGTTGTGATGGGCGGCAATGTGGCGATTGATGAAGTTGCAGTGGCTCAGGGCGGGCTGAATATTAAAATAACCAAAACAACAGACGTATCTCAGCCGCCGCCGTTCTCTTACGGCAATACCGAAACGACGACCAATACTGAGCTTGATGTTGAAGAGGAGGCCGGCAGCCTCATTGTATTGCCGGCGACGGCCAACGTCAGCGATGTGGTCAACTCGTTGAATGCGGTTGGCGCTACCCCGCGCGATATTATTTCTATCCTGCAGGCGATTAAGGCAGCCGGGGCGCTGCACGCCGATCTGCAGATTATCTGA
- a CDS encoding SpoIVB peptidase S55 domain-containing protein — MVCLSKLVKQFLALLIVFLVFPAAAGNAAAAGFIPVNQIKPGMQGIAKTVIAGAKIEEFGVEVLGIMNNKGPSGDLILVRTYGDVIDRTGGIVQGMSGSPVYIDGKLAGAIAYGWPLSDHRIGMVTPIGDMLKLWEAPDPKNNRVFKQVDISADFEAMATPVMAAGFTEPALKMLADKLKPLNMVPYAVGGMPDGTDFGPLEPGSAVGLELIRGDLSLSALGTVTYVENDKVLAFGHPFLRKGNTSYFLTNAYIFTAVDALESGFKVGATGEALGLINQDRSAGIAGQLNKYPSVVPVRIKVTDEQLGQTKDFAVQIVDDEQLAPALSASAVFNAVDRTMDRAGAGTAKVSFEIMARDMPGEVIKRENMFYSPASIGEITVAEFFEAMSLLSNNNYNPVEIMDVKVNIVVSEERRTASIIEAHPVTPSAKPGDTVTLAVKLKPYRGEPTTRMVPFVVPPNQPEGPLMLVVRGGGLVPVTQLLLKQQGIDLTQGQDRNKPFADVLKEFQEHDRNNDLVVEIMEFNPGEVQQQAGAAAAGPESNLTGSQLKPEQLPMAEESPAAQALAKEKAKTCFATDYIVDNDTQVILNIQKLNE; from the coding sequence ATGGTCTGTTTGTCAAAGTTAGTAAAGCAGTTCCTGGCGCTGCTCATCGTGTTCCTGGTGTTTCCGGCTGCTGCCGGCAATGCGGCCGCCGCCGGTTTTATACCGGTGAATCAGATTAAGCCCGGCATGCAGGGCATTGCCAAGACTGTGATTGCAGGCGCTAAAATTGAAGAATTTGGCGTTGAGGTATTAGGGATAATGAATAACAAGGGACCATCCGGAGACTTGATTCTTGTCCGTACATATGGCGATGTAATTGACCGCACCGGCGGGATTGTCCAGGGAATGAGCGGCAGTCCGGTCTATATTGACGGCAAGCTGGCAGGCGCTATTGCTTACGGCTGGCCGCTCAGTGATCATCGTATCGGCATGGTTACGCCAATTGGCGATATGTTGAAGCTTTGGGAAGCGCCTGATCCCAAAAACAACCGGGTGTTTAAGCAGGTCGATATCAGCGCCGATTTTGAGGCCATGGCCACGCCGGTAATGGCGGCTGGTTTTACCGAACCGGCCTTAAAAATGCTGGCAGATAAACTTAAACCATTAAATATGGTGCCTTACGCCGTTGGCGGTATGCCGGACGGAACGGACTTCGGGCCGCTTGAACCAGGCAGCGCTGTTGGCCTGGAATTAATTCGCGGCGATCTTAGCCTGAGCGCCCTGGGGACGGTTACCTATGTTGAAAATGACAAAGTGCTGGCTTTTGGCCATCCGTTTTTACGTAAAGGCAATACCAGCTACTTTTTGACAAATGCGTATATTTTTACCGCAGTTGACGCCTTGGAGAGCGGCTTTAAAGTCGGCGCTACCGGTGAGGCACTGGGGTTAATTAATCAGGATCGCAGCGCCGGCATTGCTGGACAGCTGAACAAGTATCCCAGCGTTGTGCCGGTACGGATTAAGGTAACCGATGAACAGCTGGGCCAGACCAAGGATTTTGCCGTACAGATCGTGGATGATGAGCAATTGGCTCCGGCATTATCGGCTTCGGCGGTTTTCAATGCCGTTGACAGAACGATGGACCGGGCCGGCGCCGGCACCGCCAAAGTCAGCTTCGAAATTATGGCCCGGGATATGCCGGGCGAAGTAATCAAAAGAGAGAATATGTTTTATAGTCCCGCCAGCATTGGCGAGATTACGGTTGCTGAATTTTTTGAGGCCATGAGTTTGCTGTCCAACAATAATTACAATCCGGTGGAAATTATGGATGTCAAGGTAAATATTGTGGTTAGCGAGGAACGCCGGACGGCATCCATTATTGAAGCCCATCCGGTAACCCCATCCGCCAAGCCTGGCGATACGGTCACCTTGGCAGTTAAACTTAAACCTTATCGCGGCGAGCCGACGACCAGGATGGTTCCTTTTGTGGTGCCGCCGAATCAGCCTGAAGGCCCGTTGATGCTGGTCGTGCGCGGCGGGGGACTGGTTCCGGTGACGCAGCTGTTGCTAAAGCAGCAAGGCATTGATTTAACGCAGGGCCAGGACCGGAATAAACCGTTCGCCGATGTTCTCAAGGAGTTCCAGGAGCATGACCGCAACAATGACCTTGTTGTGGAAATCATGGAATTCAATCCCGGCGAGGTACAACAGCAGGCTGGCGCTGCAGCAGCCGGCCCCGAATCTAATTTGACCGGTTCGCAGCTTAAGCCGGAGCAGCTGCCTATGGCTGAGGAAAGCCCGGCAGCCCAGGCGTTGGCGAAGGAGAAAGCCAAAACCTGCTTTGCGACGGATTACATTGTGGATAACGATACACAGGTGATACTGAATATCCAAAAATTGAACGAGTAG